The genome window ggTTCTTTTGCATCAGTCTATTGTTTCTTAGGCAGTAGAACAACCATGCCAAATGGGTCATGAAGAGATCATTTTCTTTCAAGAAGACCAAAATTTGTTCAGCTCCAAATCCGACAGAAACTGATGTGACAAAACAACAATTCATGAATCCAAGAAAAGAATGGGGTTGTAGCTGCAAGAGAGTCTGAGCCTATATGACGCTAAATTGTCCCTCTAGAACATAGTCCAGTTGGCTCGATAACACAAAAGAATTAAGGGTTCTCCCATGGCCAGGTTTCGATATGAAAAAAACTATGAGAGATCCAACCTGTATCTCTATCCCTCACTCATACTTATAGAACTCCAAACAACCACACAAATCTCAATCATCTTGACTTGattatacttttttatttttttcttaatgacACCAAGTTGAATTTTTTCCTATGAGTAAAGTATTAAGTAGTACGGAACAATATCTTTTATGCTCAGAATCATCCTATTAGGATAAAAAATAGAATCTTATAAAATTGCGTTATAGTCCGAatcttaattatattttgaagacGAGCaattgaacatatatatatatatatatatatatatatatatatatatatatatatatatatatatatatatatatatatatacatatatacatgtatgtatatatgtatatatgtatgtatatatatacatacatgtatatatatatatacatacatacatacatacatacatacatacatacatacatacatacatatatatatatacatacatatatatatatacatacatatatatatatacatacatatatatatgcatacatatatatacatatacatatacatatgtatacatatgtatatgtatatgtatatatatgtatgcatatatatatgtatgtatatatatatatacatatgtatatgtatatgtatatatatgtatgcatatatatatgtatgtatatatatatatgtatgtatatatatatatgtatgtatatatatatatgtatgtatgtatgtatgtatgtatatatatatatatatatatatacatacatacatacatacatatacatacatacatatatatatatatatacttacatacatgtatgtatttatatacatacatgtatatatatatatatatatatatatatatgtatatacatatgtatatatatatatatatatacatatacataaatatatatatatacatatacatatatatatatatatatatatacatatacatatacatatatatatatatatatacatatgtatatacatatacatatacatatatatatatatatacatatgtatatacatatatatatatatatatatatatatatatatatatatatatatatatatacacatatacatatacatatacatatacatatacatatacatatacatatatatatacatatatatatatacatatatacatatatatatatacatatatacatatatacatatatatatatatacatatatacatatatatatatatatatatatatatacatacatgtatatatatatatatatacatacatgtatatatatacatacatacatacatacatacatacatacatacatatatatatatacatacatatatatacatacatatatatatgcatacatatatatacatatacatatacatatgtatgtatatatatatatatgtatgtatatatatatgtatgtatatatatgtatgtatgtatatatatatatatgtatgtatgtatatatatgtatgtatacatacatgtatgtatatatatacatagatgtatatatatatatatatgtatatacatagatgtatataaatatatatatgtatatacatatacatatatatatacatatacatatatatatacatatatatatatatatatacatatacatacatgtatgtatatatatacatacatgtatatatacatatacatacatgtatatatacatatacatacatgtatatatatacatatacatatatatatgtatatatatacatatatatatacatatacatatgtatatgtatatacatacatgtatatacatacatgtatatatgtatatacatacatgtatatacatacatgtatgtatatacatatacatatatatatatatgtatatatatatatatatacatatacatatatatgtatatgtatatatatatatatacatatatatatatgtatatgtatatgtatatatgtatatatatatatatatatacatatatacattgtatatgtatatgtatatgtatatatatatacatgtatatatatatatgtatatacatacatatatatatatatatatatatatatatatatatatatatttgagtatTGCTATGGCTCGAATGCCACCCAATCCTATTTCTTATATGAGTATTTGACCAGTAAATCCAATGATATATAGATCTATTCGAAATGaatgattttaatatttaatgttctaaatttaaatttatcatatttatataatagGACATTAGAAACAATTATCCTCCACTGAAACTCTGTTCAATTAAGATCGCAAAATCATACAAATTTTATAAGATCATGTGCTGTCACTCAAATCTAGTTGAGCACTTTATCCAATTATATATGTATTCCTTCAaaactatttatttttatatttaatgctCTAAATTTAtgtttagcatatatatatatatataattgtaaaaccaaaaaattacatatgaatatattattatgattgatGTTCATTAATTAACTAATAACATTcagaatacttaaatatctttTAAACTCATATCAATTAATATGATTTATAGTTAATTGTGGTTAATTTGAGATTTCTATGTGGATGTTAAATGGAAATAGTATGTGTGAAGTCAAAATAGGAAGGCTTGTTTGGGCCAATGACTTGGCCTGAAATCTTATCGTTACCCTAATTCCTTGCGTCGTCCAATTGATGGAATCATTGGCTCGATTCGCTGCAATTTTTGTCCGTACCCAAATTAACGAAGACGCCCCCCCAATCCGGCCCTGGAGGAGTCCGCTTGGAGGCCGACGGATCCCGCGGCGAGATGGCGGCTGCCAGCGGCGACGGGGAAGGCGAAATCCACGTGGTGGAGGTGGCGGAGGAGTCGTCGTCCGCCGACGAGATCTCCCCCCTCCTGGCGGTGGAGGGTGCCAATAACAAGCCCCCCAGAATGACCATCTTCTCCGTCTCCTGTCCCCGCAGGAAACCCCCCAAGGTTCGATCCTTTCACCACCTCTTCTAACTTcccctctcttcttctcttcattAGGGATTGGATCGTTTGGTTTGAGGTGTAGACGATGGTACTTGACGATGACAACTCTTGATACTGTATCCAGTGAGCTGAGAACTGGGAATCGATTGATCTGGTGCTCTGCCATCACAGAAGTACAAACATCTATCCACGATCTTGATTCGAAGCGATAAAAATTTGCAGGAACCGACATGTAGCGTGACAGATCCAGAGATTGCTTTTCTTAATCAGATCGTTTCGTGGATATGGAGTGGGTCTAGACACTCTGGACTGCTATGCGTGGCGTCATCTTCAATTATCTATTTCGTAATGGATGTTTTGCTAGGCATTTTCCCAGGTTAGGTGGCTTCTTTCAACTCATATATGGTAGGCGTATTTAGAATCTGtgctttcaaagtatttatctatATGTGTTTATTCATGTGTCATTTTATTAATGACTAGAGACATCAGTGAACATTTTCAAAGCTATAGCTAGCTCTATGGGGGAATATTACTCTCTTGatcatctttcttcttttttgattaGCCACTTTCAATAATTATGTAAACACTCATAAACATTGCAAATTTACATTATCCAATATAGTTGGCACCATATATATGAAAACATGACTTTTTTTCCATTCCTTCATGTGAAGCAGTGATGTAGTGATGCGAATGTTTTTCTTTCCAATGTTGCCATTTCTTTTCCCTAACTGAGAATGAAAAACTAGATATGTATAAAGCTAAATATGCAACCAGTGGTAGAAAGAACCTCATTGTTGAATTCCTTTGATACTTTTTGAAGGATAATACTATGCTGTGGATGGTCATCATGAGATGGCATGAGATGCGCCACGGTTGACACACTGGTTCGTTTAGTCCACAATTAATTTGGTTGGATGGCAGCGACTGACTTCTGAGAAGTGTAGGGTGATACATATTTTGATGCTTCAAGTTGTTCTACTATGAGACTAGATTCTCTTTTTCTCATTCAAACTGCTGAAGGTTTTGTCTGCATGCTTTGTTGGTTTGTCTTAGGTAGTTCTTTCTTGACATGAATTTGATGCAACTTATTGACCTTGTTCCGAACCTCAAACGCTAAGTGACTTTTAGGTTGTTTGCTTCCATCTTTTCTtgcattatacatatatatatatgtaacattTTCTCAATATGTTTGATTGGAAAATTTTGACCTAGGGACATGCAAAACTACTGCCTTGATGTCAAAAGCATAATTTATTTTTCCATTGCACATGATGATTCATTGTTGCTTAGTTGTTCCCTTTCAATAAATGCTGTTTCAGGTCATATGCTGAGAACTCATCATAGAATATAGACTTTGTTGTAAGTTTCATAGCTAGAAGTGTTCACTTTTGAAGTAGTAGTCATGTGATTTACTATTTTTCTTTGTCTTATGTCATGGACAGTCAGATCAGCTCCAATATATCAGACTGTATTTACAAGATGTACAATACTCTTGATCATGTCACTTATGTGGTTGAAAAGAACTGGGCAACCACTCATACTACCAACAAATGCAAGGAATGTACTAGTTCTGAGATCCTTAACTGGGTTTGTTTCATTGCTGAGCTTCATCTATAGGTTAGTGACACTTATATTTCCAGGTTTATACTCCTATGACTTGTCTCATCTGAAATATTACATGGTTAATAAATTTTCTTATGCATTTGTATATTTTCTCTAGTTTGTTTTGAGTTTTTTGGTCATAACTCTCTATCTTTTCTTAATTGTCAGGCTGCATGAATCTGTTGGATCTAGCTTTTCAACTTGCTTATCAATACACTGAACTGCAGTGATATGCAAACCTAGTTAACATTgcagaatatttttttttgtatcatagttagtgatttaaaaagcactaggcgccaaggtccaaaaacaccagaggcactaaaatataaaaatatataatataattagtaaatataattatttaaataaaaatatgatattaaattaagaaaatctaaagtACAaagtcacaatgtcacattaacaaaaattctcaaaatttaaaacaataaaattttacatcaaagtcatttatcataatcaatattattgttgttttcaaacaaatcatcttcattgagttCGTCCTCTTTTTCTTGTCCTTCATCTTCATAAAAATATGTTTCAttttctatgtcttcaacaatagcaagagccgagcttgatgttattgcactcatttttctctacgtcatttgtcttgtatatgtttgtaattctccaacacTTGAAGCTCTTGCTATATCTCCCCATGTTAATCCATTATCTTCAAATACAACCTCGTCTTCagtatcttgcaagttagcactcaTTTCTCtcaccaaccactcatttgaatcatcaatattttGTAATAATATTGGATCAATTTTATTTCGTAAATCATGATGAGCCTTTAAAGCTTgagtatactttatgtaaacaagatcatgTAATCGTTGATGTTTCAACCcatttcttctctttgagtgaatTTGTTATgtcatattatttaaaaatatattaatatgtctatctaaataaataaataaattaaaacaaaaatatttagtgatcttTACAtatcaaagacactccagttttgcTCATAACCCAAAGCACTACATGTTAAACAAAGTATTTTGATAGTAGATTGCTACAAGtacggggtggaatttccaaatagactctacCATTCAGTTGTaaaatttattgttattattagcaataacatagtaacatactataaatgaaattaattatatcaaattattaatattagGAGATGTAGTTGTTCTGAATCGAATTgtcattggaattccaaaaagaccttcgatatttttaaatagagataattcacgaataatcttatcttgcactTGAAGGCTTGGAACTAATCTTGTAACGCACTGATATAATCcatccaaaacttctgcatcaaacctaacagatttaatcttataaaagaattctgggtttaaataatatcctgctgtatgtaagggacgatgaagttggcaATTTTATTTTTCGTTAATGATTGTaaaaaatttatcatattttttttctttttcattaaaCGAccttttaatcatttcctttgctctatccatagcctcataaatatattctATTATAGGCTTATTTTTATTATCCACCAATCGAAGGATTTGAACAAGAGagctcattacctttaatatataaactacatgattccaaaaggatgacattaagatgatatcagtggccctcttgccttttgcttcttttgcctatttacttgtcacccatttcttaaAGGTAAACGTGTTTCTCAAGttgtgtttttgacgatgcacactCTGTAatatcaagaatgaagtagcaaatcgggtgacatCGTATCTCATCAATTCTTTGTTGTTtgtgaattctctcatcatattcaaagccccagcaTGATTATAGAGAAATCCTACAACAAAGATTGtcatttctaaggttttcttgatatcAGAGATCTtttcaatatcctccaacattaaatcaatacaatatgccgtacatggagtccaatataggtgttgtctttttgtttcaagtaatttacctgagacaaaggagaataaaaatgataagacttaagagtttaacatatttaattaaagataaaataattaaaaaaataaaaaagatgaatactaacagctaatacatagttgcttccattaacAATTATGACTTGAACGACatttttttctctaatttttttcacgaacttgtcaaGCAAATCATATATCGTCTCCAGATttcacaaaagatgaagcatctattgactttacAAACATGATATCTAAAGAATAGTTAACCATAAAAGTAATTATACTCCTGCATCTCCTGTTGGTCCaagcatctgacataatagagtaactatgtgttgcccatgattctttatgatcctttagtaagtcatttgtataattcaattcTCTTTTCAATAAtgaaactcgcatctcataataacttggaggttttaatcccacaccatatcttccaatagcttcaatcacctCATTAAAAGTGTCTAaatgagttgtactaaggggaagaccaacctaatagaagaagcgagcaatgtgctgaattgttcttcctcttatttctttatcacaagcatcacttatatttgtttgtcttaattttgagcctcctacttgcccttgttgtttctatgatccttaaaatatatatagatccatcggtctttTTTTTTACGTTtcatagtactcataacttctttttctcttttgtaatgAACTTTTTCCCCACATGGGTTGACActcgtagaataatcttcttcttcatccctgataTGTTAACATTATCATCTGATAAATtctcataagattcattcttttgtatttttttatttatttatataagtcAACAActtttcttttacctcaggtggacacttcTTGCAAGCTgcagcattcttgaaatttcttattagatgttttgcacgaaaaatgtcACATCTACTAGTTTTATCACAGAAGATGTAAGTCACTACATTAGGATCTTTAGGATTctttagataattatacttccaaGGAGGATCTCTTTTTGATGCCATTAGAGAATCTAtttagttgctctgtacacttgtcatttatttggaaaccctaacaataatttcaaataaataaaaattagcagtattaaaatcaaaataatatgttattaatctaataaataaaaaatattgttaccagtatactgttaatatactgttaacaatatactaagTCAAGTTgatgtgagaagagtgtgagaagaggaAGACCGAGGCTGTTGACTGAGAGCAGTACGAGCAGTGACAACGACGGCAGCGGCGAGTAgtgacagtggcagcggtagcggagAGCAGTGACAGCGGAGAGAGGCACCGACAATAAAGAGGAAATGTCGATGGCGGAATCGCAAGCAAGGTTAGGGTTGGTGAAGTCGCGAGGGAGGCTGATATCAGTGCTttaattggttcgattgaaccaactaactcaAATGAGATCGAACCAGACTTAAAACGCTAGTTCGATCGCTTGATTTaactcgggcgctcgcccgaagcgctcgaTGCCTGGGCTTgggtgagcgcccaggcggcgcctctttgaagtgcgCCGCTTGGACATTaaacgaggtgctcgggcctcgccttgcctcacccgagcgccttttgAAATCACTGATCATATAGTATagcctttttttaattttcttttacaacttttctcgtCCCTGGTATCTTAAAGCTGCACTAGGTTTTTCTTCTAGCAACACTTCTTAGTCATTAAACTTGATATcatggttttttttcttttttcattagtACATGGAGATATTTAATTTCTAGCTAGATAATATGATTGTGAGAGaacattttctttctttattgcTGGAAGCTGTTTAACAATATCTAAAAGTTCCATTTTCTTGATTAAGCGATTCGTGCTCTAGTATTCAGCATCCTTGCATATTTTGTGGTGTCAACTAGTTTGATGAAGGAACTATTGACGACTTAGCATCAAACCATTCTCTAGTACACCCTACAATTTCACCTTTGTGGCTATGTCTTCAATTTTGTCAGTAATTTTTTTACCATAAATCAAGAACAGATCCTGTTGTATGAGTCATCTTTTGTAAATTCTGATCTTCCATTATTAGACACAATGTGTTTCAACAGAGAAAGCTTCACTTCTGTATACTGTCATGTTTGTTGGCATGGGCAATAAATTGGTGCAGGACTAGATAATAATGTAGTTGGAACATCTTGTAGAGACTATTTTTGCTACCATAAGGGTAATAAATGCTTCAAAAATTTTGTTGGATTTTGCGAATCATACGAGAAGCTTAATTGTTGTTGATTTTTGTGAATATCCTTGATAGACATCTACTCTAAAggcaaatcaattggtaaatctaCAGTATCCTGAGTTCTTGACAAACACAAAACAAGTATGCTGTATGCTTGACTTTAGAATCATTTTGAGGAGATTTTGTCCATTCAGATCCTCTAGGACATCTCAATGGTCTAAAGAGAGCTTAGTGAATATGGGGAGGCTGTACAAATATTTGCAACCATTACAGATTGCTTGATGATATAAACTGTTCATGCTAAATAATTCTTAAAAGATAATATGGCAAAATGGTCATCATGGGATCTTCATGACCGATGTGGACTAAAATTTTGTTTAGAGATAAATTCCAAGTGTTCAAATATTAGTTGGAGGTGGTGTCCactcatttattattttcttttagtgCTACTAAGTGATGCTGGTGCGGATGTAGGTACCATACCAGTCCCACAAGATGTCAAAGAAAATGTTCAACTGAGTTAAACCTTGATACTGtatccaattaaaaaaaaaagcaaaataagCAGTCTGAAGCAGCAAGCAATCTAGTCACTCTGTTGTAAAAATACCTATTCTTTAGCTAGTCAAGTATGCTGCTTTTTAAGATTCATCAGTGGCTTCTACTAAGTTGCTAGTTAATATAGAAATTGACTTGAATGGCAAGTGCTATGTCAGTACTGTTGAGATCTTTTGTCAATTTTTGCAAATTTATTTTTCCTCTTGTTGTTgacttcatttttctgttttcttATGGTGTTTATCAATTTATACTAACTGAACGCTTGGTCCATAAGTTTTTGGTGTATTGACAAGTTCCTTCGATTTTTGTAAGCATATACAGTCATAATCAGTATAACTATGAAATCTCTTATttgctaaaatttggtttgctgCTTCTGTTCAAGTTATTTTACTGCTAGCTTTTTAGGGCCTTCTAAGATAAGTGGATGACTTTTAATGTGTTACAAATTCATAAAGTTACACTGCTACTGTACCTCCTAGTAGCATGTTGACTATTGTTCTTAGCCTTTGGGATTTTATGGACTATGGTGTGCACCTTTTGTTAcatattatatttttgtatttcttCCAGAAGTATTTTGAGGCAATCAGTACTCATATAAAGAAGCCCTGTTCCTTTTGGACTTGAAGCTCCTGGTGATAGATAAATGACCAAATTCagccttttcttctctttcagtgtccaaaatctaccTGTATCCTATGCAGTTTTACTGAACTTTGCAACCCCAATAATGGCATCAATTGGAGCAATGATCATTTTACAGGAGAAGTTATCTCTTTCACATATTGGAGGTACAATTGGAAACAATGTCACTTCTGTTCATATATGCTCTTTTGTTTCTTAGGACATGGATAAAGTAGTTTCTGTGCTTCTGGGACTTACGGGGGTTGTTTGGTTGTTAGCCATATT of Musa acuminata AAA Group cultivar baxijiao chromosome BXJ1-7, Cavendish_Baxijiao_AAA, whole genome shotgun sequence contains these proteins:
- the LOC108951950 gene encoding uncharacterized protein LOC108951950 isoform X2 — translated: MAAASGDGEGEIHVVEVAEESSSADEISPLLAVEGANNKPPRMTIFSVSCPRRKPPKEPTCSVTDPEIAFLNQIVSWIWSGSRHSGLLCVASSSIIYFVMDVLLGIFPVRSAPIYQTVFTRCTILLIMSLMWLKRTGQPLILPTNARNVLVLRSLTGFVSLLSFIYSVQNLPVSYAVLLNFATPIMASIGAMIILQEKLSLSHIGGLTCSFIGLLLILQPILLSKGSLTETFQMDTVVTDRGKDVIFSIFVGIFSTILGGVSYCLIRAGAMASDQPVYTVFSFAILACPLSAICILIFQEFVLPNLFTFLLMMVLGVLAFYAEIHP
- the LOC108951950 gene encoding uncharacterized protein LOC108951950 isoform X1, with translation MAAASGDGEGEIHVVEVAEESSSADEISPLLAVEGANNKPPRMTIFSVSCPRRKPPKEPTCSVTDPEIAFLNQIVSWIWSGSRHSGLLCVASSSIIYFVMDVLLGIFPVRSAPIYQTVFTRCTILLIMSLMWLKRTGQPLILPTNARNVLVLRSLTGFVSLLSFIYSVQNLPVSYAVLLNFATPIMASIGAMIILQEKLSLSHIGGLTCSFIGLLLILQPILLSKGSLTETFQMDTVVTDRGKDVIFSIFVGIFSTILGGVSYCLIRAGAMASDQPVYTVFSFAILACPLSAICILIFQEFVLPNLFTFLLMMVLGVLAFYAEILLARGLQLERIAKVTNIQYIKVLLWQLWSMTFLGAAPSSYKLIGCLLILASVCGTAYMGPEKENE